A single region of the Synergistes jonesii genome encodes:
- a CDS encoding IS256 family transposase — protein XLQSIYGVDASAEMISRMTDRILPIAKEWQNRPLAKKYAVVFMDAVHFNVRQDGRTVKKAVYVAIGTRLDGHREVLGLWVGGNESAKYWVGVLNEIRNRGTEDIFIISVDGLTGFADAISAVYPKAEIQRCIVHQIRYTTKFVSYKDIKAFMNDLKGVYQAPTLEQAEEGLDRLEEKWGSKYPSSVASWRNNWPQLSAYFKYPYELRRMIYTTNQIENYNRQLRKVTKTRTIFPSDDALLKLLYLATMDITEKWTGRDRDWSKILSQLCIYFEERIEPGDLE, from the coding sequence GCTMCCTGCAGTCTATCTACGGTGTGGATGCCTCTGCTGAAATGATTTCGCGAATGACGGATCGAATTCTGCCGATTGCCAAAGAATGGCAGAACCGGCCGCTGGCCAAAAAGTATGCAGTCGTCTTTATGGACGCCGTGCATTTCAATGTGAGGCAGGACGGCCGAACCGTCAAGAAAGCCGTTTATGTTGCTATTGGGACAAGACTGGACGGGCATCGTGAAGTCCTTGGCCTGTGGGTCGGCGGAAATGAGAGCGCCAAGTACTGGGTCGGTGTCCTTAACGAGATCCGTAATCGCGGCACCGAAGATATTTTCATTATCTCCGTCGACGGCCTGACAGGCTTTGCAGATGCGATAAGCGCCGTATATCCCAAGGCCGAAATCCAGCGCTGCATTGTCCATCAGATCCGTTACACGACAAAATTCGTCTCTTACAAGGACATTAAGGCTTTTATGAATGATTTGAAGGGTGTCTATCAGGCTCCTACACTGGAGCAGGCCGAGGAAGGGCTTGACAGACTTGAAGAGAAGTGGGGCTCGAAATACCCGTCTTCGGTAGCGAGCTGGCGGAACAACTGGCCTCAGTTATCCGCTTATTTCAAGTATCCCTATGAGCTGCGCCGGATGATCTATACGACAAACCAGATCGAGAACTACAACCGGCAGCTCAGGAAAGTGACAAAAACACGTACGATCTTCCCCTCAGACGACGCCCTTCTCAAGCTCCTTTATCTTGCGACGATGGACATCACTGAAAAGTGGACCGGCAGGGACAGGGACTGGAGTAAAATTCTGTCACAGCTGTGCATTTACTTTGAGGAACGCATAGAACCCGGAGATCTGGAATAG
- a CDS encoding GNAT family N-acetyltransferase: MKIVKIIDSDKTKYMDLLLIADEQVSMIEKYLYRGDMFALCDGDIKAICIVTHEQPSVYEIKNIVTVPKYQRKGYGRYLISFIADYYKKFGSELYVGTGDCYKILRFYERCGFEKSHIVKNFFIDNYDHPMYEDGKQLVDMIYLKRIL, encoded by the coding sequence GTGAAAATTGTAAAAATTATTGATAGCGATAAAACAAAGTACATGGATTTACTGCTTATTGCAGATGAACAGGTAAGTATGATAGAGAAATATTTGTATCGCGGTGATATGTTTGCCTTGTGTGATGGAGATATTAAGGCGATTTGTATTGTGACACATGAGCAACCCAGCGTATATGAAATTAAAAATATCGTTACTGTTCCTAAATATCAACGCAAAGGATATGGACGATATCTGATCTCATTTATCGCTGATTACTATAAGAAGTTTGGTAGTGAGTTATATGTTGGAACAGGCGATTGTTATAAGATACTCCGTTTCTACGAAAGATGTGGTTTTGAAAAATCGCATATTGTTAAAAATTTTTTTATAGACAATTACGACCACCCTATGTATGAAGATGGGAAACAGTTAGTTGACATGATTTATTTAAAAAGGATTCTATAA
- a CDS encoding IS630 transposase-related protein, whose translation MTIRNSFRSNCQDKPRRKYFRKIDPKKLEDFLRERPNAYLREAAEIFGCSKAAVSKALKRMHYTKKKRP comes from the coding sequence TTGACTATAAGAAATTCGTTTCGAAGCAATTGTCAGGACAAGCCGCGAAGGAAGTATTTTAGAAAGATAGACCCCAAGAAGCTTGAAGATTTTCTTCGGGAACGTCCGAACGCCTATCTCAGAGAAGCGGCGGAAATATTCGGCTGCTCCAAGGCCGCCGTATCTAAAGCACTAAAACGCATGCATTATACTAAGAAAAAAAGACCGTAA
- a CDS encoding transposase, which produces MDGELFEAWFRDFLCPELSKGSTIIMDNASFHRKKKVENIANGFGHKVIFLPPYSPELNPIEHCWSALKRRMQGVMKYMPSFDSALRYCIQVE; this is translated from the coding sequence ATGGACGGAGAACTGTTTGAAGCGTGGTTCCGAGACTTTTTATGTCCGGAGTTGTCAAAAGGCAGCACGATAATAATGGATAATGCATCGTTCCATCGCAAGAAGAAAGTTGAAAACATAGCAAACGGTTTTGGGCATAAAGTAATATTCCTGCCGCCTTACTCGCCGGAGCTGAACCCGATCGAACATTGTTGGTCTGCTTTGAAGAGACGCATGCAGGGCGTAATGAAATATATGCCGTCGTTCGATTCCGCCCTGCGTTATTGCATACAAGTTGAATGA